A window of Roseateles sp. XES5 genomic DNA:
CTGCGCAAGCTGGAGGCCGAACTGGAACGCATCACCAGCCATTGCCATTCCGACCAGATCAGCGACTGCTACGTCATCCGGGCGCTGGCCAACCACGACCTGTGCACCGACGATCACGACTGAAGCGCTTCCCGTCGGAGCGGCACCCCTCCGGCTGGCAAGGCTCTAGGAACTGGCCAGCAGCTTCAGTTTCTGGAGCTGGGTTTCGCGCGGCTCGTGCATGTCGAGCATGCCCTGCAGGCGGCCGTCGGCGCGGATGAGGAAGAGCCCCGCCGTGTGCTCCATCGTGTAGCTGTCCGATGCGGTCGGCACCTTCCTATAAAAGGCCGAAAACGCATCCGCCGCCGCCTTCGTCTGCCCGGCATCGCCGCGCAGCGCGACGATCCGCGGATCGAAGGAGGTCATGTAGAGCGTCAAGAGGCCCGCCGTGTCCCGCTCGGAATCGATGGAGACGAAGAGCGGTGTGAGGCGGTCCGCCGCCGGGCCGATGTCCTTGAGGAGCGCCGTCAGCTCGAAGAGCGTGGTGGGGCAGACATCCGGGCAGTGGGTGAAGCCGAAGAAGACGAGATAGGGTTTTCCCGCCAGATCGGCCGAGCGGAAGGGCTTTCCGTCGACCGTCTGCAGGGTGAAGACACGCTGTTTCGGCTGGCCAGCGCGCGGCACGAAGGCCGCGACCGCCGCACCGGCGATCGCAGCCCCGAGGGCAAGGCCGATGAGGGACCTGCGCCTCATCCCTTGATGGGCCTCAGCAGGCGCAGGGCATTCATCGTGACGAGCACGGTGGCGCCGGTATCGGCCAGGATCGCCGGCCAGAGGCCTGTGATGCCGGCGATGGTCGTCACCAGGAAGACACCCTTGAGGCCGAGCGAGATGACGATGTTCTCGACGATGTTGCGCATGGTGCGCCGGGAGAGATCCGTCATCAGCGCGACGTCGCCGACGCGGCCGTGCAGGATGGCGGCGTCCGCCGTTTCCAGCGCCACATCGGTGCCGCCCCCATGGCGATGCCGATATCGGCGCGAGCCAGGGCCGGGGCGTCGTTGATGCCGTCGCCGATCTTGCCGACGACGAAGCCTTCGCGCTGCAATTCGCCGACGATGCGCTGCTTGTCCTCCGGCATCAGCTCGGCGCGCACCTCGATGCCGAGTTCGGCGCCGACGGCTTTCGCCGTGCGGGCATTGTCACCCGTCAGCATGATCGTCTTGATGCCGGCGTCCCTGAGCGTCTTGAGGCCGGCGGCCGCATCGGGGCGCGGCTCGTCGCGCATGGCGATGGCCCCGGCGAGCACGCCGTCGACGATCAGCATGGAGACAGTCTTGCCGTCGTCGTTGAGCGCCGTCGTCGCAGCCCGCACATCCTCGGAGAGGGTAACCCGTTCGGCGGCGGCCTTCGGCGAGCCGAGGAAGATGTCCCTGCCCTCGACGGTGGCGGTGACGCCCTTGCCGCCCAGGGCACGCGCACCGCTGGCGACCGGGGGCACCACGCCGTCGTCGGCGGCCTTGCCGAGAATGGCGAGCGCCAGCGGATGGCTGGATCCGGCCTCCAGCGCGGCGGCAAGGCGCAGCACCTCATCGGCCGGCGCGGCGAAGGCGACGATATCGGTGACCTTCGGCTTGCCCTCGGTGAGCGTGCCGGTCTTGTCGAAGGCGATGGCGGTGAGCTTGCCGAGACCTTCCAGCACCGCGCCGCCCTTCATCAGCAGGCCGCGGCGGGCGCCGGCCGAGAGCGCGGCGGCGATGGCGGCGGGCGTCGAGATGACGAGCGCGCAGGGGCAGCCGATGAGGAGAACGGCAAGCCCCTTGTAGACCCACTCGCTCCAGACGCCGCCGAAGAACAGCGGCGGGATGATCGCGACGAGCGCGGCGACGACGACGACACCCGGCGTGTAGTATTTCGAGAAGCGGTCGATGAAACGCTCGGTCGGCGCCTTCGATTCCTGCGCCTCCTCGACCAGCTTGATGACGCGGGCGATGGTGTTGTCGGCCGCGGCGGCCGTGACGCGGATGCGCAGGGCCGCATCGCCGTTGACCGTGCCGGCAAAGACGGTGTCGCCGACATCCTTGCGCACCGGTGTGCTTTCGCCGGTGACGGGCGCTTCGTCGATGGCGCTCTCGCCCTCGATGATCGTGCCATCGGCGGAAATGCGGTCGCCCGGGCGCACGAGGATGACAGCGCCGACGGCAAGCTGCTCGGCCGGCACTTCCTTCGTGCGGCCGTCCTCTTCGAGAAGCGCGGTCTTCGGCACCAGCGTGGACAGCGAGCGGATGCTGTCGCGCGCCTTGCCGGCGGCAACGCCCTCCAGGAGTTCGCCGACAAGGAAGAGGAAGACGACGGCGGCCGCCTCTTCGGTCGCATTGATGACGAGCGCGCCGACCGCGGCGATGGTCATCAGCATTTCGATGGAAAAGGGCGTGCCGGCCAGCGCCGCCATGATGGCGCGCCGCGCGATCGGCACGAGGCCGATGAACATGGCGATGATGAAGGCATAGGTCTCGACGGCCGGGAAGAGATGGCCGATGCCATAGGCCAGAACCAGCGCGGCACCGGCGAGAATGGTCAGACGTCCCTTCCTGCCCTTCCACCAGGGGCCTTCCGAAGGGCCGTGATCGTGGCCGTGCAGGCCTTCGACGGCCGCGGCCTGCGGCTTGTCGGCGTGCTCGTGACCCGCATGCGCATGGCCGGCGTGATCGTGGTCGTGCCCGTGGTCGTCACCGTGCCGGTGATCGGGCCCATGGCCGTGATTGCAGCCGGGGCCGTGCTCATGTTCGCCGGCCGGCTTCGGGGCCGCCACGGCGGCGCCCGGCGTCACCGTATAGCCGAGGCCGGAGACCTTGCGGCGAATCGCCTCCAGGTCGCTCGTCGTATCGTGCTGCACGCGCATCGTGCCGGCGGTGACGGAAACGGAGACGTCCGACACCCCCGGCATGCGGCGCACGGCCGTGTCGATCTTGCTGGCGCAGGAGGCGCAATCCATGCCCTCCACCCGGAAACGCGTCTCTTTCACATCGGACATCGCACAATCCTCTTTCGTCTCGTCAGGACCTTCTACGACCTCTAGCGACTAGAGGTGCAAGGGCCGATTTCAAAAAAACGAGCGAAAAGCCGCATTGAAATCGACGGCGGGCCTGTGCTAGAGAGCGGCCCACTTATTGCAGGTTTCATCTGCTGGTTGGGGAGGACGCCATGTCTTGCGACGCCCTCTTCCAATCGGGGATGGGCTCGGTAGATGCCCCCCGAACGGAAGAACGCTATACGATGCGTGCCATCGCGGCACGGTCTGGCCTTGACGCCGTTGGAGCTTTTTTGCCTTTCCGCAAAATCGCTTCGCACCTTTGCCCGAATGGCGCCATCGGCCCCGTGCGGCTGATGAAGACACCGCGCCTGCCCGTCCTCTTTTTCACGCGATACCTAGACCGGGCGAACAGCGCCAAGGCGCTGTCACATCGCCGTGTCCGGACGACGATACCGTAACAGACGGTTTCCTTCCCTGAACCCGCGCGGAGCGGGAGGCTGACGCCTCCCCTGCCGCGATTCCCATCGTGTTTCCGGCGCGTGTCCGGCGCGGGCCGGCGCGCGATCCACAGCCAGAAGACAGGTCCTCCATGTCCCTCAACACGCCCTATTACCTGATCGACAAGTCGAAGCTGCTCGCCAACATGGAAAAGATCGCGCGCCTGCGCGAAATTTCCGGCGCCAAGGCGCTGCTGGCGCTGAAGTGCTTCGCCACCTGGTCGGTCTTCGACTTCATGCGGGACTATATGGACGGCACGACCTCCTCCTCGCTCAACGAGGTGCGCCTCGGCCACGAGCGCTTCGGCAAGGAGACGCACGCCTATTCCGTCGCCTATGCCGACTACGAGATCGACGAGGTCATCAGCCACGCCGACAAGATCATCTTCAACTCCATCGGCCAGCTCGACCGCTTCTCAGACAAGGCATCCGGCATCGTGCGGGGCCTGCGCCTCAACCCCGGCATCTCCTCCTCCAGCTTCGACCTTGCCGATCCCGCCCGCCCCTTCTCGCGCCTTGGCGAATGGGACGTGAAGAAGGTCGAGCCGGTCATGGACCGTGTCTCCGGCTTCATGATCCACAACAACTGCGAGAACGGCGATTTCGACCTCTTCGACCGCATGCTCGGCACCATCGAGGAGAAATTCGCGCCGCTCCTGAAGAAGGCCGAATGGGTGAGCCTTGGCGGCGGCATCCATTTCACCGGCGAAAACTATCCGCTGGAAAAATTCGCCGAGCGGCTCAAGCGTTTTGCCGGCGAATACGGCGTGCAGGTGTATCTCGAGCCGGGCGAAGCCTCGATCACCAAGTCCACCTCGCTGGAAGTGACCGTGCTCGACAGGATGAACAACGGCAAGGACCTCGCCATCGTGGACAGCTCCATCGAGGCGCACATGCTGGACCTGCTGATCTACCGCGAGAGCGCCAAGCTTTCCCCCAATACCGGGCCGCACCGCTACATGGTCTGCGGCAAGTCCTGCCTTGCCGGGGACATCTTCGGCGAGTTCAATTTCGAAGAGGAACTGAAGGTCGGCGACCGCATCTCCATCCAGGATGCCGCCGGCTACACCATGGTCAAGAAGAACTGGTTCAACGGCGTGAAAATGCCGGCGATCGCCATCCGCGAGCTGGATGGCAGCATCCGGACCGTCCGTGAGTTCGCCTATGCGGACTACGAAGCAAGCCTTTCCTAATCCCCTCGTCAAAACCCAGAAGGAGCTATTCCGGGACATGAAGAAGAACGTGCTCATCATCGGCGCCGGCGGCGTTGCACAGGTCGTGGCGCACAAATGCGCGCAGAACAACGACGTGCTCGGCGACATCCACATCGCTTCGCGCACCAAGGCGAAGTGCGACAGGATCATCGCGTCCGTTCATGAGAAGAAGGCGATGAAGCAGCCGGGCGTGCTCGAAGGCCATGCCCTCGACGCGCTCGACATCGAGGCCACCAAGGCGCTCATCACGTCGACGAAATCGCAGATCGTCATCAATGTCGGCACCGCCTTCCTCAACATGTCGGTGCTGCGCGCCTGCATGGATACCGGCGTCGCCTATATCGACACCGCCATCCACGAAGAGCCGGGCAAGATCTGCGAGACGCCGCCGTGGTACGGGAACTACGAGTGGAAGCGCGCCGCCGAATGCGCGGAGAAGGGCATCACCGCGATTCTCGGCGCCGGCTTCGACCCGGGCGTCGTCAACGCCTATGCCAAGCTCGCCAAGGACGAATATCTCGACACCGTGACGGACGTCGACATCGTCGATATCAATGCCGGCAGCCACGGCAAGTACTTCGCCACGAACTTCGACCCGGAAATCAACT
This region includes:
- a CDS encoding SCO family protein, which codes for MRRRSLIGLALGAAIAGAAVAAFVPRAGQPKQRVFTLQTVDGKPFRSADLAGKPYLVFFGFTHCPDVCPTTLFELTALLKDIGPAADRLTPLFVSIDSERDTAGLLTLYMTSFDPRIVALRGDAGQTKAAADAFSAFYRKVPTASDSYTMEHTAGLFLIRADGRLQGMLDMHEPRETQLQKLKLLASS
- a CDS encoding cation-translocating P-type ATPase, with the translated sequence MSDVKETRFRVEGMDCASCASKIDTAVRRMPGVSDVSVSVTAGTMRVQHDTTSDLEAIRRKVSGLGYTVTPGAAVAAPKPAGEHEHGPGCNHGHGPDHRHGDDHGHDHDHAGHAHAGHEHADKPQAAAVEGLHGHDHGPSEGPWWKGRKGRLTILAGAALVLAYGIGHLFPAVETYAFIIAMFIGLVPIARRAIMAALAGTPFSIEMLMTIAAVGALVINATEEAAAVVFLFLVGELLEGVAAGKARDSIRSLSTLVPKTALLEEDGRTKEVPAEQLAVGAVILVRPGDRISADGTIIEGESAIDEAPVTGESTPVRKDVGDTVFAGTVNGDAALRIRVTAAAADNTIARVIKLVEEAQESKAPTERFIDRFSKYYTPGVVVVAALVAIIPPLFFGGVWSEWVYKGLAVLLIGCPCALVISTPAAIAAALSAGARRGLLMKGGAVLEGLGKLTAIAFDKTGTLTEGKPKVTDIVAFAAPADEVLRLAAALEAGSSHPLALAILGKAADDGVVPPVASGARALGGKGVTATVEGRDIFLGSPKAAAERVTLSEDVRAATTALNDDGKTVSMLIVDGVLAGAIAMRDEPRPDAAAGLKTLRDAGIKTIMLTGDNARTAKAVGAELGIEVRAELMPEDKQRIVGELQREGFVVGKIGDGINDAPALARADIGIAMGAAPMWRWKRRTPPSCTAASATSR
- a CDS encoding carboxynorspermidine decarboxylase; the protein is MSLNTPYYLIDKSKLLANMEKIARLREISGAKALLALKCFATWSVFDFMRDYMDGTTSSSLNEVRLGHERFGKETHAYSVAYADYEIDEVISHADKIIFNSIGQLDRFSDKASGIVRGLRLNPGISSSSFDLADPARPFSRLGEWDVKKVEPVMDRVSGFMIHNNCENGDFDLFDRMLGTIEEKFAPLLKKAEWVSLGGGIHFTGENYPLEKFAERLKRFAGEYGVQVYLEPGEASITKSTSLEVTVLDRMNNGKDLAIVDSSIEAHMLDLLIYRESAKLSPNTGPHRYMVCGKSCLAGDIFGEFNFEEELKVGDRISIQDAAGYTMVKKNWFNGVKMPAIAIRELDGSIRTVREFAYADYEASLS